In Bombina bombina isolate aBomBom1 chromosome 6, aBomBom1.pri, whole genome shotgun sequence, a single genomic region encodes these proteins:
- the LOC128664031 gene encoding zona pellucida sperm-binding protein 4-like produces the protein MTILLKEALLDGEIQHHKKELKCPVLPAMDAPSPDVCAAIARGDRVSCANAPVSRDLCESLGCCFTPLDPSISCYYGNKVTAQCTADNQVIVALTKDVTVPPLILDSVNVLSVNTATCSGLQITRNNLFAVFQFPLSCGSGHMTDVSQIYENFFEATRYVRNWQGASITRDSTMKLTVRCSYSRTSAVLLKVDVVTLPPPPPVSTTGPLSLEMRIAQDVFYAGYYVDGDYPVVKVLREPVYLEVRILRRTDPNLVLVLNDCWATQSTDSYQQPQWPVLEKSCPFTGDNYLTQLIPVAASQTYPTHYQRFSISTFTFVDERTQLSLGGLVYFHCSASVCVPSNFDSCRRTCSSRKRRMVPVEDTMTIVTSEGPIYFASASMVKAEAPGDSGYKPLAWARGTAVTGGVLSIVFVIGVWNYKRIHTTKSEQV, from the exons ATGACCATTCTTCTGAAAGAAGCCCTACTTGATGGAGAGATTCAGCACCATAAAAAGGAGCTTAAATGTCCAGTCTTACCAG CTATGGATGCTCCCAGCCCAGATGTTTGTGCTGCCATTGCCAGAGGGGACAGGGTGTCCTGTGCCAATGCCCCAGTATCCAGAGACCTCTGTGAAAGCCTTGGGTGCTGCTTCACTCCTTTGGATCCTAGTATTTCCTGTTACTATGGCAACAAAG tGACTGCACAATGTACAGCTGATAACCAGGTTATAGTTGCCCTCACTAAGGATGTGACAGTCCCTCCATTAATACTGGACTCTGTAAATGTGCTGTCTGTGAACACAGCTACTTGCAGTGGGTTGCAAATCACCAGGAACAACCTCTTTGCTGTCTTCCAATTTCCTTTGTCCTGTGGAAGTGGCCATATG ACAGATGTTAGTCAGATTTATGAAAACTTCTTTGAAGCAACGAGATATGTAAGGAACTGGCAAGGGGCATCAATCACTAGAGACAGTACAATGAA GCTGACTGTTCGCTGCAGCTATTCCAGAACCAGTGCTGTACTACTAAAAGTAGATGTTGTCACCCTGCCGCCACCACCTCCTGTCTCCACCACTGGACCTCTTTCACTGGAGATGAGGATAGCTCAAG ATGTATTCTATGCCGGATATTATGTTGATGGAGACTACCCTGTTGTAAAGGTTCTGAGAGAGCCAGTCTACCTGGAGGTCAGGATTCTGAGGAGAACAGACCCTAACCTGGTATTGGTACTAAATGACTGCTGGGCCACCCAATCTACTGATTCCTACCAGCAGCCACAGTGGCCTGTCCTGGAGAAAAG tTGTCCTTTCACTGGAGATAATTACCTTACACAGCTGATTCCAGTTGCTGCATCACAAACTTACCCAACACATTACCAACGCTTTTCCATCAGCACTTTCACATTTGTGGATGAAAGAACCCAGCTTTCTCTTGGAGGATTG GTCTACTTCCACTGCAGTGCCTCTGTATGTGTTCCATCTAACTTTGATTCCTGCAGAAGAACCTGTTCATCAAGAAAGC GGAGAATGGTACCTGTGGAGGACACCATGACCATAGTCACATCTGAGGGACCCATTTACTTTGCCAGTGCTAGCATGGTGAAGGCTGAGGCACCAG GTGATTCTGGTTACAAACCTTTAGCCTGGGCCAGAGGCACAGCAGTTACCGGAGGTGTTCTGTCCATCGTTTTTGTTATAGGTGTCTGGAATTACAAGAGGATTCACACCACAAAAAGTGAACaagtataa